In Monodelphis domestica isolate mMonDom1 chromosome 3, mMonDom1.pri, whole genome shotgun sequence, the following proteins share a genomic window:
- the VIRMA gene encoding protein virilizer homolog isoform X1 has translation MAVDSAMELLFLDTFKHPSAEQSSHIDVVRFPCVVYINEVRVIPPGVRAHSSLPDNRAYGETSPHTFQLDFFFNNVSKPSAPVFDRLGSLDYDENTSIIFRPNSKVNTDGLVLRGWYNCLTLAIYGSVDRVISHDRDSPPPPPPPPPPPQQQPSVKRTPKHADSEKEEQFNGSPPRPQPRGPRTPPGPPPPDDDDDDEEPLPVPVVGEKEDDAPQREDYFEPISPDRTSVHQEGQYSDEGEVEEDQHEEGEDEEEDADVEEEEDEDEEDGHTVESIPEEEEDEEEEEEEGEEEGEEEEEEEEEGEGEDEEEEGEGDDGYEQISSDEDGIADLERETFKYPNFDVEYTAEDLASVPPMTYDPYDRELVSLAYFSCPYKTTFEIEVNRMKEQGPDKENSGAVEASVKLLELLELYQEDRGAKWVTALEEVPSLIVKGLSYLQFKNTQQDYIGQLVDWTMQALNLQVALRQPIALNVRQLKAGTKLVSSLAECGPQGVMGLLQAGVISGLFELLFADHVSSSLKLNAFKALDSIISMTEGMEDFLRGRQDLHEKSGYQKLLELILLDQTVRVVTAGSAILQKCHFYEILSEIKRLGDQLAERSSIPNHSESEQDTDPGLERTNPDYENEVEASLDIVHLLESSLITEGEIEKLINLLDEIFHLMETAPHTMIQPPVKSFPTIARITGPPERDDPYPVLFRYLHSHHFLELVTLLLSIPAISAHPAVLQAMRDVLKFLTQSQKGLLFFLSEHEATNLLIRALCHLLDQEEEDGLQSDGVIDDTFALWLQYSTQTLQFITELFCHFQHCTNNEETDHSDLLGTLHNLYQITFNPVGRAAVGHVFSLEKNLQSLITLMEYYSKEALGDSKSKKSVAYNYACILVLLVVQSSSDVQMLEQHAAPLLKLCKADENNTKLQELGKWLEPLKNLRFEINCIPNLIEYVKQNIDNLMTPEGVGLPTALRVLCNIACPPPPVEGQQKDLKWNLAVIQLFSAEGMDTFIRVLQKLNNILTQPWRLHVNMGTTLHRVTTISMARCTLTLLKTMLTELLRGGSFEFKDMRVPSALVTLHMLLCSIPLSGRLDSDEQKIQNDIIDILLTFTQGVNEKLTISEETLANNTWSLMLKEVLSSVLRVPEGFFSGLILLSELLPLPLPMQTTQVIEPHDISVALNTRKLWSMHLHVQAKLLQEIVRSFSGTTCLPIQHMLRRICVQLCDLASPTALLIMRTVLDLIVEDMQSNSEDKEKQYTTQTTRLLALLDALASHKACKLAILHLINGTIKGDEKYAEIFQELLALIRSTGESVIHQQCVEYVTSILQSLCDQDIALILPSSSEGSLSELEQLSNSLPNKELMASICDCLLETIASSENSYNCLLTCVRTMMFLAEHDYGFFHLKSSLRKHSNSLYRLLKRVVNTFSKDTGELTSSFLEFMRQILNSDTMGCCGDDSGLMEVDGSHPSRTLSLNAAELKQLLQSKEESPESLFLQLEKHVLEHSKDDDNLDSLQDNIVGLRQMLESAGDPLPLSDQDVEPVLSAPESLQNLFNNRTAYVLADVMDDQLKSMWFSPFQSEEIETDLDLVKVDLIELSEKCYSDFDLQAELERSFLSEPSSPGRTKTTKGFKLGKHKHETFITSSGKSEYIEPAKRAHIVPPPRGRGRGGFGQGIRPHDIFRQRKQNTSRPPSMHVDDFVAAESKEVVPQDGLPPPKRPPKVSQKISSRGGFSGNRGGRGAFHSQNRFFTPPASKGNYSRREGTRGSSWSAQSTPRGTYNESRGGQSNFSRGPLPPLRPLSSAGYRPSPRDRASRGRGGLGPSWASANSGSGGSRGKFVSGGSGRGRHVRSFTR, from the exons GTAAATACTGATGGCTTGGTACTAAGAGGCTGGTATAATTGTCTGACACTAGCAATCTatggctcagttgatagagtgATAAGCCATGATAGAGATtctcctccaccaccacctccacctccaccacCTCCTCAACAACAGCCAAGTGTAAAAAGAACTCCAAAACATG CTGATAGTGAGAAAGAAGAGCAATTTAATGGAAGCCCTCCAAGACCACAGCCCCGAGGACCTAGGACTCCTCCAGGTCCCCCTCCacctgatgatgatgatgatgatgaagaaccTTTACCAGTACCAG tGGTTGGTGAAAAAGAAGATGATGCTCCTCAACGAGAAGATTACTTTGAGCCCATTTCACCTGATCGGACTTCTGTTCATCAGGAAGGCCAATATTCAGATGAAGGTGAAGTAGAAGAGGATCAGCATGAAGAAggggaagatgaagaagaagatgcAGACGTTGAAGAAGAGGAGGATGAAGATGAGGAAGATGGTCATACAGTAGAGAGTATCccagaggaagaagaagatgaagaagaagaggaggaagaaggagaagaagaaggagaagaggaggaagaagaagaagaagaaggggaaggggaagatgaagaagaagaaggtgaAG GAGATGATGGCTACGAGCAAATTTCTAGTGATGAAGATGGAATTGCTGATTTAGAACGTGAAACATTTAAATATCCAAACTTTGATGTTGAATATACTGCTGAGGATTTAGCTTCAGTGCCTCCAATGACATATGATCCGTATGATAGAGAACTTGTATCACTTGCATATTTTAGCTGTCCATACAAGACGACTTTTGAAATTGAAGTCAATAGAATGAAAGAACAAGGTCCTGATAAAGAAAATTCAGGAGCAGTAGAAGCGTCAGTAAAGTTACTGGAACTTTTAGAACTATATCAGGAAGATAGAGGTGCAAAGTGGGTCACAGCTTTGGAAGAAGTTCCAAGTTTGATAGTAaaaggattaagttacttgcagTTCAAAAACACACAGCAAGACTATATCGGCCAGCTGGTAGATTGGACAATGCAAGCTTTGAATTTACAAGTGGCTCTCCGTCAACCTATCGCCTTAAATGTCAGACAGCTAAAAGCTGGTACTAAATTAGTGTCCTCTCTAGCTGAATGTGGGCCTCAAGGAGTGATGGGACTTTTACAAGCAGGAGTTATCAGTGGATTATTTGAATTGCTATTTGCTGATCATGTATCCTCTTCTCTTAAGCTAAATGCTTTTAAAGCATTGGACAGTATTATTAGTATGACAGAAGGCATGGAAGATTTTTTAAGAGGTAGGCAGGACTTACATGAAAAAAGTGGTTATCAGAAACTTTTGGAACTCATACTTTTGGATCAGACTGTGAGAGTAGTCACTGCTGGTTCTGCTATTCTACAGAAATGTCACTTCTATGAGATTCTATCTGAAATTAAAAGACTTGGCGATCAATTGGCTGAGAGGTCTTCTATTCCTAACCACAGTGAGTCTGAGCAGGACACAGACCCTGGACTTGAGAGAACAAACCCCGATTATGAAAATGAAGTGGAAGCCTCTTTGGATATAGTTCATCTTTTGGAATCCTCTCTTATAACTGAAGGGGAGATAGAGAAGCTTATTAACCTCTTAGATGAAATCTTCCACTTAATGGAGACTGCACCTCATACCATGATTCAGCCTCCTGTGAAATCATTCCCAACAATAGCTAGGATTACTGGGCCTCCAGAGAGAGATGATCCATATCCTGTCTTATTCAG ATACCTCCACAGCCACCACTTCCTAGAATTGGTCACCTTGCTGCTGTCAATTCCAGCAATAAGTGCTCACCCTGCTGTGTTGCAGGCTATGAGAGATGTTTTGAAGTTTCTCACACAATCACAAAAgggtcttctttttttcctctctgaacaTGAAGCAACCAACCTGCTAATTAGAGCTCTTTGCCATCTTCTTGATCAAGAAGAAGAGGATGGTCTCCAGTCTGATGGTGTTATTGATGATACATTTGCCTTGTGGCTACAGTATTCAACCCAGACTTTGCAGTTTATTACAGaactattttgtcattttcagcaTTGCAcaaacaatgaggaaactgaccaTTCAGATCTTTTGGGAACCCTTCATAATCTTTACCAGATTACTTTTAACCCTGTGGGAAGAGCAGCTGTTGGTCATGTCTTCAGTCTTGAAAAGAATCTCCAAAGTCTTATTACTCTAATGGAGTACTACTCCAAAGAAGCTTTAGG GGACTCCAAGTCAAAGAAATCGGTAGCTTATAATTATGCGTGCATACTTGTTTTGTTGGTGGTTCAGTCTTCTAGTGATGTCCAGATGCTAGAGCAACATGCAGCGCCTCTCTTGAAGCTTTGTAAAGCAGATGAAAATAACACGAAATTGCAAG aactTGGCAAGTGGCTGGAGCCTTTGAAAAACCTTAGATTTGAAATTAATTGTATCCCAAACCTAATTGAATATGTTAAACAG aatattgataACTTGATGACCCCAGAAGGAGTTGGTCTGCCAACTGCATTACGTGTCCTTTGTAACATAGCGTGCCCACCACCTCCTGTTGAAG gtCAGCAGAAAGATCTGAAGTGGAACCTTGCAGTTATTCAGCTTTTTTCTGCTGAAGGAATGGACACCTTTATCCGTGTTCTGCAAAAACTGAACAATATTCTTACGCAGCCTTGGAGGCTCCATGTCAACATGGGGACTACTCTTCACCGAGTCACTACCATTTCCATGGCCCGCTGCACACTCACTCTTCTTAAAACCATGTTAACGGAGCTTCTCAGGGGTGGATCCTTTGAGTTTAAAGACATGCGTGTTCCTTCAGCCCTTGTTACTTTACACATGCTACTGTGCTCTATCCCTCTCTCAGGTCGTCTGGATAGTGATGAGCAGAAGATTCAGAATGACATCATTGATATCTTACTGACTTTTACACAGGGAGTTAATGAAAAACTTACAATCTCAGAAGAGACTTTAGCCAATAATACTTGGTCTTTAATGTTAAAAGAAGTTCTTTCTTCGGTCTTGAGAGTTCCTGAAGGATTTTTTTCTGGACTCATTCTGCTTTCAGAGCTCCTGCCCCTTCCATTGCCCATGCAAACAACTCAG GTTATTGAGCCACATGATATATCAGTGGCACTCAACACTCGCAAACTGTGGAGCATGCATCTTCATGTCCAAGCAAAGCTGCTCCAAGAAATAGTTCGTTCTTTCTCTGGCACAACTTGCCTGCCAATTCAGCACATGTTGCGGCGTATTTGTGTTCAATTATGTGATCTTGCTTCACCAACTGCACTTCTAATCATGAGAACTGTGTTGGACTTGATAGTAGAAGACATGCAAAg caattcagaagataaagaaaaacagTATACAACTCAAACTACCAGACTTCTGGCTCTTCTCGATGCCCTTGCTTCACATAAAGCTTGTAAATTGGCTATTTTGCATCTAATAAATGGAACTATTAAAGGTGATGAAAAATATGCAGAGATTTTCCAGGAGTTATTAGCTCTAATTCGATCAACTGGCGAGAGTGTCATTCATCAGCAGTGTGTTGAATATGTCACGTCCATTTTGCAGTCTCTCTGTGATCAG gACATTGCACTTATTTTGCCAAGTTCTTCAGAGGGATCACTTTCTGAACTGGAGCAGCTGTCCAATTCTTTACCAAACAAGGAGTTGATGGCCTCGATCTGTGACTGTCTACTGGAAACAATAGCCAGTTCTGAGAATAGTTACAACTGCTTACTGACATGTGTTAGAACAATGATGTTTCTTGCAGAACATGATTATGGGTTCTTCCACTTAAAAAG tTCTTTAAGGAAGCACAGTAATTCCCTGTACCGCTTATTAAAACGAGTTGTTAACACATTTAGTAAGGACACAGGAGAACTTACATCTTCTTTTTTGGAGTTTATGAGACAAATACTCAACTCTGATACAATG GGATGTTGTGGAGATGACAGTGGTCTCATGGAAGTAGATGGATCTCATCCGTCAAGAACACTGAGTCTTAATGCTGCAGAATTAAAACAGCTTTTACAGAGTAAAGAAGAAAGTCCAGAAAGTTTATTCCTTCAACTAGAGAAGCatgttttg GAACATTCTAAAGATGATGACAACCTGGATTCTTTGCAGGACAATATAGTTGGTCTTAGACAAATGCTGGAATCTGCAGGTGATCCTTTACCACTTAGTGATCAAGATGTGGAACCAGTACTTTCAGCTCCAGAATCTCTTCAAAATCTGTTTAACAATAG GACTGCTTATGTGCTAGCTGATGTAATGGATGACCAACTGAAGTCCATGTGGTTTTCTCCCTTCCAGTCTGAAGAGATTGAAACAGATTTAGATTTg GTAAAAGTTGACCTAATTGAACTCTCTGAAAAATGTTATAGTGACTTTGATTTGCAAGCTGAATTAGAGCGTTCCTTTTTGTCAGAACCTTCATCTCCTGGGAGGACAAAGACTACTAAAGGTTTTAAGCTTGGCAAACACAAACATGAAACCTTTATAACATCGAG tGGAAAATCTGAATACATTGAACCTGCCAAGAGAGCTCACATTGTGCCACCTCCTAGAGGAAGAGGCCGGGGAGGATTTGGACAGGGTATCAGACCCCATGATATCTTTCGTCAAAGGAAACAGAACACAAGTAGGCCACCATCTATGCACGTGGATGATTTTGTTGCAGCTGAAAGTAAAGAAGTGGTCCCACAGGATGGGTTACCACCACCAAAAAGACCACCCAAAGTATCACAGAAGATTTCTTCTCGTGGTGGGTTTTCAGGGAACCGAGGAGGACGAGGTGCTTTTCATAGTCAAAATAGGTTTTTCACGCCACCTGCTTCaaaag GAAATTATAGTCGTCGTGAGGGAACACGAGGTTCCAGCTGGAGTGCTCAAAGTACACCACGAGGAACCTATAATGAAAGTAGAGGAGGGCAGAGCAATTTTAGCAGGGGTCCTCTTCCACCACTTCGGCCACTCAGTTCTGCAG gATATCGTCCAAGTCCACGTGACCGTGCTTCCAGAGGTCGGGGTGGACTTGGGCCTTCTTGGGCAAGCGCAAATAGTGGCAGTGGAGGCTCAAGAGGAAAGTTTGTTAGTGGAGGAAGCGGCAGAGGTCGTCACGTACGGTCCTTCACACGATAA
- the VIRMA gene encoding protein virilizer homolog isoform X2 encodes MAVDSAMELLFLDTFKHPSAESSHIDVVRFPCVVYINEVRVIPPGVRAHSSLPDNRAYGETSPHTFQLDFFFNNVSKPSAPVFDRLGSLDYDENTSIIFRPNSKVNTDGLVLRGWYNCLTLAIYGSVDRVISHDRDSPPPPPPPPPPPQQQPSVKRTPKHADSEKEEQFNGSPPRPQPRGPRTPPGPPPPDDDDDDEEPLPVPVVGEKEDDAPQREDYFEPISPDRTSVHQEGQYSDEGEVEEDQHEEGEDEEEDADVEEEEDEDEEDGHTVESIPEEEEDEEEEEEEGEEEGEEEEEEEEEGEGEDEEEEGEGDDGYEQISSDEDGIADLERETFKYPNFDVEYTAEDLASVPPMTYDPYDRELVSLAYFSCPYKTTFEIEVNRMKEQGPDKENSGAVEASVKLLELLELYQEDRGAKWVTALEEVPSLIVKGLSYLQFKNTQQDYIGQLVDWTMQALNLQVALRQPIALNVRQLKAGTKLVSSLAECGPQGVMGLLQAGVISGLFELLFADHVSSSLKLNAFKALDSIISMTEGMEDFLRGRQDLHEKSGYQKLLELILLDQTVRVVTAGSAILQKCHFYEILSEIKRLGDQLAERSSIPNHSESEQDTDPGLERTNPDYENEVEASLDIVHLLESSLITEGEIEKLINLLDEIFHLMETAPHTMIQPPVKSFPTIARITGPPERDDPYPVLFRYLHSHHFLELVTLLLSIPAISAHPAVLQAMRDVLKFLTQSQKGLLFFLSEHEATNLLIRALCHLLDQEEEDGLQSDGVIDDTFALWLQYSTQTLQFITELFCHFQHCTNNEETDHSDLLGTLHNLYQITFNPVGRAAVGHVFSLEKNLQSLITLMEYYSKEALGDSKSKKSVAYNYACILVLLVVQSSSDVQMLEQHAAPLLKLCKADENNTKLQELGKWLEPLKNLRFEINCIPNLIEYVKQNIDNLMTPEGVGLPTALRVLCNIACPPPPVEGQQKDLKWNLAVIQLFSAEGMDTFIRVLQKLNNILTQPWRLHVNMGTTLHRVTTISMARCTLTLLKTMLTELLRGGSFEFKDMRVPSALVTLHMLLCSIPLSGRLDSDEQKIQNDIIDILLTFTQGVNEKLTISEETLANNTWSLMLKEVLSSVLRVPEGFFSGLILLSELLPLPLPMQTTQVIEPHDISVALNTRKLWSMHLHVQAKLLQEIVRSFSGTTCLPIQHMLRRICVQLCDLASPTALLIMRTVLDLIVEDMQSNSEDKEKQYTTQTTRLLALLDALASHKACKLAILHLINGTIKGDEKYAEIFQELLALIRSTGESVIHQQCVEYVTSILQSLCDQDIALILPSSSEGSLSELEQLSNSLPNKELMASICDCLLETIASSENSYNCLLTCVRTMMFLAEHDYGFFHLKSSLRKHSNSLYRLLKRVVNTFSKDTGELTSSFLEFMRQILNSDTMGCCGDDSGLMEVDGSHPSRTLSLNAAELKQLLQSKEESPESLFLQLEKHVLEHSKDDDNLDSLQDNIVGLRQMLESAGDPLPLSDQDVEPVLSAPESLQNLFNNRTAYVLADVMDDQLKSMWFSPFQSEEIETDLDLVKVDLIELSEKCYSDFDLQAELERSFLSEPSSPGRTKTTKGFKLGKHKHETFITSSGKSEYIEPAKRAHIVPPPRGRGRGGFGQGIRPHDIFRQRKQNTSRPPSMHVDDFVAAESKEVVPQDGLPPPKRPPKVSQKISSRGGFSGNRGGRGAFHSQNRFFTPPASKGNYSRREGTRGSSWSAQSTPRGTYNESRGGQSNFSRGPLPPLRPLSSAGYRPSPRDRASRGRGGLGPSWASANSGSGGSRGKFVSGGSGRGRHVRSFTR; translated from the exons GTAAATACTGATGGCTTGGTACTAAGAGGCTGGTATAATTGTCTGACACTAGCAATCTatggctcagttgatagagtgATAAGCCATGATAGAGATtctcctccaccaccacctccacctccaccacCTCCTCAACAACAGCCAAGTGTAAAAAGAACTCCAAAACATG CTGATAGTGAGAAAGAAGAGCAATTTAATGGAAGCCCTCCAAGACCACAGCCCCGAGGACCTAGGACTCCTCCAGGTCCCCCTCCacctgatgatgatgatgatgatgaagaaccTTTACCAGTACCAG tGGTTGGTGAAAAAGAAGATGATGCTCCTCAACGAGAAGATTACTTTGAGCCCATTTCACCTGATCGGACTTCTGTTCATCAGGAAGGCCAATATTCAGATGAAGGTGAAGTAGAAGAGGATCAGCATGAAGAAggggaagatgaagaagaagatgcAGACGTTGAAGAAGAGGAGGATGAAGATGAGGAAGATGGTCATACAGTAGAGAGTATCccagaggaagaagaagatgaagaagaagaggaggaagaaggagaagaagaaggagaagaggaggaagaagaagaagaagaaggggaaggggaagatgaagaagaagaaggtgaAG GAGATGATGGCTACGAGCAAATTTCTAGTGATGAAGATGGAATTGCTGATTTAGAACGTGAAACATTTAAATATCCAAACTTTGATGTTGAATATACTGCTGAGGATTTAGCTTCAGTGCCTCCAATGACATATGATCCGTATGATAGAGAACTTGTATCACTTGCATATTTTAGCTGTCCATACAAGACGACTTTTGAAATTGAAGTCAATAGAATGAAAGAACAAGGTCCTGATAAAGAAAATTCAGGAGCAGTAGAAGCGTCAGTAAAGTTACTGGAACTTTTAGAACTATATCAGGAAGATAGAGGTGCAAAGTGGGTCACAGCTTTGGAAGAAGTTCCAAGTTTGATAGTAaaaggattaagttacttgcagTTCAAAAACACACAGCAAGACTATATCGGCCAGCTGGTAGATTGGACAATGCAAGCTTTGAATTTACAAGTGGCTCTCCGTCAACCTATCGCCTTAAATGTCAGACAGCTAAAAGCTGGTACTAAATTAGTGTCCTCTCTAGCTGAATGTGGGCCTCAAGGAGTGATGGGACTTTTACAAGCAGGAGTTATCAGTGGATTATTTGAATTGCTATTTGCTGATCATGTATCCTCTTCTCTTAAGCTAAATGCTTTTAAAGCATTGGACAGTATTATTAGTATGACAGAAGGCATGGAAGATTTTTTAAGAGGTAGGCAGGACTTACATGAAAAAAGTGGTTATCAGAAACTTTTGGAACTCATACTTTTGGATCAGACTGTGAGAGTAGTCACTGCTGGTTCTGCTATTCTACAGAAATGTCACTTCTATGAGATTCTATCTGAAATTAAAAGACTTGGCGATCAATTGGCTGAGAGGTCTTCTATTCCTAACCACAGTGAGTCTGAGCAGGACACAGACCCTGGACTTGAGAGAACAAACCCCGATTATGAAAATGAAGTGGAAGCCTCTTTGGATATAGTTCATCTTTTGGAATCCTCTCTTATAACTGAAGGGGAGATAGAGAAGCTTATTAACCTCTTAGATGAAATCTTCCACTTAATGGAGACTGCACCTCATACCATGATTCAGCCTCCTGTGAAATCATTCCCAACAATAGCTAGGATTACTGGGCCTCCAGAGAGAGATGATCCATATCCTGTCTTATTCAG ATACCTCCACAGCCACCACTTCCTAGAATTGGTCACCTTGCTGCTGTCAATTCCAGCAATAAGTGCTCACCCTGCTGTGTTGCAGGCTATGAGAGATGTTTTGAAGTTTCTCACACAATCACAAAAgggtcttctttttttcctctctgaacaTGAAGCAACCAACCTGCTAATTAGAGCTCTTTGCCATCTTCTTGATCAAGAAGAAGAGGATGGTCTCCAGTCTGATGGTGTTATTGATGATACATTTGCCTTGTGGCTACAGTATTCAACCCAGACTTTGCAGTTTATTACAGaactattttgtcattttcagcaTTGCAcaaacaatgaggaaactgaccaTTCAGATCTTTTGGGAACCCTTCATAATCTTTACCAGATTACTTTTAACCCTGTGGGAAGAGCAGCTGTTGGTCATGTCTTCAGTCTTGAAAAGAATCTCCAAAGTCTTATTACTCTAATGGAGTACTACTCCAAAGAAGCTTTAGG GGACTCCAAGTCAAAGAAATCGGTAGCTTATAATTATGCGTGCATACTTGTTTTGTTGGTGGTTCAGTCTTCTAGTGATGTCCAGATGCTAGAGCAACATGCAGCGCCTCTCTTGAAGCTTTGTAAAGCAGATGAAAATAACACGAAATTGCAAG aactTGGCAAGTGGCTGGAGCCTTTGAAAAACCTTAGATTTGAAATTAATTGTATCCCAAACCTAATTGAATATGTTAAACAG aatattgataACTTGATGACCCCAGAAGGAGTTGGTCTGCCAACTGCATTACGTGTCCTTTGTAACATAGCGTGCCCACCACCTCCTGTTGAAG gtCAGCAGAAAGATCTGAAGTGGAACCTTGCAGTTATTCAGCTTTTTTCTGCTGAAGGAATGGACACCTTTATCCGTGTTCTGCAAAAACTGAACAATATTCTTACGCAGCCTTGGAGGCTCCATGTCAACATGGGGACTACTCTTCACCGAGTCACTACCATTTCCATGGCCCGCTGCACACTCACTCTTCTTAAAACCATGTTAACGGAGCTTCTCAGGGGTGGATCCTTTGAGTTTAAAGACATGCGTGTTCCTTCAGCCCTTGTTACTTTACACATGCTACTGTGCTCTATCCCTCTCTCAGGTCGTCTGGATAGTGATGAGCAGAAGATTCAGAATGACATCATTGATATCTTACTGACTTTTACACAGGGAGTTAATGAAAAACTTACAATCTCAGAAGAGACTTTAGCCAATAATACTTGGTCTTTAATGTTAAAAGAAGTTCTTTCTTCGGTCTTGAGAGTTCCTGAAGGATTTTTTTCTGGACTCATTCTGCTTTCAGAGCTCCTGCCCCTTCCATTGCCCATGCAAACAACTCAG GTTATTGAGCCACATGATATATCAGTGGCACTCAACACTCGCAAACTGTGGAGCATGCATCTTCATGTCCAAGCAAAGCTGCTCCAAGAAATAGTTCGTTCTTTCTCTGGCACAACTTGCCTGCCAATTCAGCACATGTTGCGGCGTATTTGTGTTCAATTATGTGATCTTGCTTCACCAACTGCACTTCTAATCATGAGAACTGTGTTGGACTTGATAGTAGAAGACATGCAAAg caattcagaagataaagaaaaacagTATACAACTCAAACTACCAGACTTCTGGCTCTTCTCGATGCCCTTGCTTCACATAAAGCTTGTAAATTGGCTATTTTGCATCTAATAAATGGAACTATTAAAGGTGATGAAAAATATGCAGAGATTTTCCAGGAGTTATTAGCTCTAATTCGATCAACTGGCGAGAGTGTCATTCATCAGCAGTGTGTTGAATATGTCACGTCCATTTTGCAGTCTCTCTGTGATCAG gACATTGCACTTATTTTGCCAAGTTCTTCAGAGGGATCACTTTCTGAACTGGAGCAGCTGTCCAATTCTTTACCAAACAAGGAGTTGATGGCCTCGATCTGTGACTGTCTACTGGAAACAATAGCCAGTTCTGAGAATAGTTACAACTGCTTACTGACATGTGTTAGAACAATGATGTTTCTTGCAGAACATGATTATGGGTTCTTCCACTTAAAAAG tTCTTTAAGGAAGCACAGTAATTCCCTGTACCGCTTATTAAAACGAGTTGTTAACACATTTAGTAAGGACACAGGAGAACTTACATCTTCTTTTTTGGAGTTTATGAGACAAATACTCAACTCTGATACAATG GGATGTTGTGGAGATGACAGTGGTCTCATGGAAGTAGATGGATCTCATCCGTCAAGAACACTGAGTCTTAATGCTGCAGAATTAAAACAGCTTTTACAGAGTAAAGAAGAAAGTCCAGAAAGTTTATTCCTTCAACTAGAGAAGCatgttttg GAACATTCTAAAGATGATGACAACCTGGATTCTTTGCAGGACAATATAGTTGGTCTTAGACAAATGCTGGAATCTGCAGGTGATCCTTTACCACTTAGTGATCAAGATGTGGAACCAGTACTTTCAGCTCCAGAATCTCTTCAAAATCTGTTTAACAATAG GACTGCTTATGTGCTAGCTGATGTAATGGATGACCAACTGAAGTCCATGTGGTTTTCTCCCTTCCAGTCTGAAGAGATTGAAACAGATTTAGATTTg GTAAAAGTTGACCTAATTGAACTCTCTGAAAAATGTTATAGTGACTTTGATTTGCAAGCTGAATTAGAGCGTTCCTTTTTGTCAGAACCTTCATCTCCTGGGAGGACAAAGACTACTAAAGGTTTTAAGCTTGGCAAACACAAACATGAAACCTTTATAACATCGAG tGGAAAATCTGAATACATTGAACCTGCCAAGAGAGCTCACATTGTGCCACCTCCTAGAGGAAGAGGCCGGGGAGGATTTGGACAGGGTATCAGACCCCATGATATCTTTCGTCAAAGGAAACAGAACACAAGTAGGCCACCATCTATGCACGTGGATGATTTTGTTGCAGCTGAAAGTAAAGAAGTGGTCCCACAGGATGGGTTACCACCACCAAAAAGACCACCCAAAGTATCACAGAAGATTTCTTCTCGTGGTGGGTTTTCAGGGAACCGAGGAGGACGAGGTGCTTTTCATAGTCAAAATAGGTTTTTCACGCCACCTGCTTCaaaag GAAATTATAGTCGTCGTGAGGGAACACGAGGTTCCAGCTGGAGTGCTCAAAGTACACCACGAGGAACCTATAATGAAAGTAGAGGAGGGCAGAGCAATTTTAGCAGGGGTCCTCTTCCACCACTTCGGCCACTCAGTTCTGCAG gATATCGTCCAAGTCCACGTGACCGTGCTTCCAGAGGTCGGGGTGGACTTGGGCCTTCTTGGGCAAGCGCAAATAGTGGCAGTGGAGGCTCAAGAGGAAAGTTTGTTAGTGGAGGAAGCGGCAGAGGTCGTCACGTACGGTCCTTCACACGATAA